DNA from Bos javanicus breed banteng chromosome 1, ARS-OSU_banteng_1.0, whole genome shotgun sequence:
AACGAAAGgggtaggaagagaagagaaatccattcctttaaaattcatttcctaATTCTTTTCAAAGACCATGATTATATTCCATGAATTGCATTTCAGAAAGTAGTTTGGTTTATAAATCATAAATAAGATCTGAcaaaaagggagaagggaaaattACTGAAACATACTAGATCTGAATTGTCAGGCATTACACATCACCCTTAGAGAGTATGGAGACATGGGAGATTTAACCAATGTGCTTAAATCTTTGTAAACATAAGGTACCAGAGATTCCAATTCAAATACACAGATTACTAGCTTAAGAAATGGGAGAAAAGCTCTGAGACCTCTCTCAGGTAGTCACACCAGTTTCTGCAGGAATGCAGGAATTCTTGCAAAACGGTGAATTGAAAACCATATGGACAAAGCTTAACTTTCcttgtaagagaaaaaaaaaatacttcataaTGTTTAAAACACCCGCCATTCTCAGTGATTCGTTTCAGGCATTTTCCTTCGTTCTATAGAAAGGAGGAAATCGCCGGGCTCACCTGCATCAAAGCCCACACTAGGCACTAAGTCCACGGTTCCGTGAAAGGCTCCGGCCCACGCTGAGGTAGCGGTGGTGACTGTCGTTGGATCTGTCTTTGTGATGTCACACGGGGGCGCGGCAATCCTGGCCGCACGTACCGAGGGCATCAGCAGGGGCCCGTAAGGTGGATCCAGGGCGGAGCCCGCAggagggtggtggtgatggtggtggtggtggtggtggtggcggtgatGCACGTGCGGGGGGTGGTGCCGCATGTACACGTCGTGGACGTGCCCGTAGGACGGGCTCACCTGAGATGCCAGCGGGTAGTGCCAGGACTCCGACACTGGAGGTGGAGGGGCAGAGCCAGTCTGATGCAGCCCGTGTCCCGGCCAGGGGCTGGGGTCGGCGGCCGTAAAGTTGCCCGGGGGTGCAGTGACCTGGAAGTCAGGATGAACGCCCCCCAGACAGGGTGCGGGTGGGGGCTGGTAAGAGCTGGTCCAAAAGGAAGTCGGGAAACTAGTCCGCTGGCTTGAGAGAGCTGAGCTGtctgagaagacagaaaaataacattatttacaTAAGATTCAGTTCTGGGATAGACTTGCCTCTACTTGTCCAGTATTCTCAAGCAAGCTAATGAGTATGCACTCTTTTTCTCCCCACACGGAGGTGAATGATACCAGGTAATGATACCAGACACAGGTTTCTCGCCAAGCCAAGGCGCAGGGGCCCAGATGATGAATGAGTCCCTAGTGTTGCTGGCTTAGTTTAGGCGGTCACTGTCTAGGCTGAGGTGGACGAGTCTAGGACTGGAAAACTTCGCTTTCTCCTGGGTGTCTTAATGCAGTTAGGTCTGAGCAGAGGTCACGGGTACATACgtcacaggttaaaaaaaaaggttatgcCATGGACATGATTCAGGTAGATTGCAAATGATGTTTACCAACTTCTTTTAAAGGCAAATACAATTTTCACTCAAACTAACCATTTTAATGCCAAAACAAAGGGAAGTAAGATCATACTTAAGGATACTTGCCAGCACTCACTTTACATCAAGAAAGATGTATTCCCATTTAGTTTTTCTGTAGAGGTCTGGGAGTTTCTagactgaaaataataatagtttacatTTAATGTCAGTGACCCAGTACTGGATACAAGGCCAGGAGCTTTTCATGGGTTGATCTCATTGGGTCCACACTCCAAACTTATGAGGTAGTTACTGTTATTATCCGCATTTTAGAGATGTAGAAGCTGAGGCAAGGAATGGCTGTCACTCATCACAACTGTGCCTGCCACAAGTCAGCACACTTGTAACTATAACCTGAACACCTAGAATTTGGTGAAAATTCTGTGGAAATCATGAGTGGAGGAGATTCAGGTGGGTTATGGATTGGAGGAGATATTGAGAAGGGGGGAATGATATCAAAAAATAGCACTTGGAGATAAATAAGCAAGAGAGAGAACAATTCCAAGCTTTGCTTCAATTTATCCACTCAAAGTTCATGACATATTTATAGATGTCCTACTATGTGTGAAACATTGGGTGACTAGGGATGATTGGACAGATGCCATCTTCAGTCACATCTGGAAGGGAACAGAGAAATATATAGACATGAGCAATGTAACTTAGATTGTGTTCTCAGGAGGGGAAATACACAGACAGGGCATTGAAACTGGCTTAGAAAGTAACAGCACAAAAGGGTCAGGAGGGCTAGCCATAAGAAGAGTTAGGGAAGAGTGTTTTAGGCTAATGAAAAAGTGTGTGGAGAAAGGCCAGAATACACATACTTGCACAAAGCAGCATTTGAGGAATCAAAAAAGGACTCAGTGGGCAGATGGTGGCAAACATACTACGGTCCAAGAAGGACCCAGATGGGTATGgccttacagttcagttcagttcagttgctcagtcgtgtccgactctttgtgaccccagggactgcagcatgccaggcc
Protein-coding regions in this window:
- the VGLL3 gene encoding transcription cofactor vestigial-like protein 3 isoform X3, producing MQDSLEVTLPSKQEEEEEEEEDEEEEEKDQPAEMEYLNSRCVLFTYFQGDIGSVVDEHFSRALGQASTLHQESAISKSKMGLTPLWRDSSALSSQRTSFPTSFWTSSYQPPPAPCLGGVHPDFQVTAPPGNFTAADPSPWPGHGLHQTGSAPPPPVSESWHYPLASQVSPSYGHVHDVYMRHHPPHVHHRHHHHHHHHHHHPPAGSALDPPYGPLLMPSVRAARIAAPPCDITKTDPTTVTTATSAWAGAFHGTVDLVPSVGFDAGLQHQDKGKESPWY
- the VGLL3 gene encoding transcription cofactor vestigial-like protein 3 isoform X2, yielding MSCAEVMYHPQPYGAPQYLPNPVAAATCPTACYHPAPQPGQQKLAVYSKMQDSLEVTLPSKQEEEEEEEEDEEEEEKDQPAEMEYLNSRCVLFTYFQGDIGSVVDEHFSRALGQASTLHQESAISKSKMGLTPLWRDSSALSSQRTSFPTSFWTSSYQPPPAPCLGGVHPDFQVTAPPGNFTAADPSPWPGHGLHQTGSAPPPPVSESWHYPLASQVSPSYGHVHDVYMRHHPPHVHHRHHHHHHHHHHHPPAGSALDPPYGPLLMPSVRAARIAAPPCDITKTDPTTVTTATSAWAGAFHGTVDLVPSVGFDAGLQHQDKGKESPWY
- the VGLL3 gene encoding transcription cofactor vestigial-like protein 3 isoform X4, whose amino-acid sequence is MSCAEVMYHPQPYGAPQYLPNPVAAATCPTACYHPAPQPGQQGDIGSVVDEHFSRALGQASTLHQESAISKSKMGLTPLWRDSSALSSQRTSFPTSFWTSSYQPPPAPCLGGVHPDFQVTAPPGNFTAADPSPWPGHGLHQTGSAPPPPVSESWHYPLASQVSPSYGHVHDVYMRHHPPHVHHRHHHHHHHHHHHPPAGSALDPPYGPLLMPSVRAARIAAPPCDITKTDPTTVTTATSAWAGAFHGTVDLVPSVGFDAGLQHQDKGKESPWY
- the VGLL3 gene encoding transcription cofactor vestigial-like protein 3 isoform X1, yielding MSCAEVMYHPQPYGAPQYLPNPVAAATCPTACYHPAPQPGQQKKLAVYSKMQDSLEVTLPSKQEEEEEEEEDEEEEEKDQPAEMEYLNSRCVLFTYFQGDIGSVVDEHFSRALGQASTLHQESAISKSKMGLTPLWRDSSALSSQRTSFPTSFWTSSYQPPPAPCLGGVHPDFQVTAPPGNFTAADPSPWPGHGLHQTGSAPPPPVSESWHYPLASQVSPSYGHVHDVYMRHHPPHVHHRHHHHHHHHHHHPPAGSALDPPYGPLLMPSVRAARIAAPPCDITKTDPTTVTTATSAWAGAFHGTVDLVPSVGFDAGLQHQDKGKESPWY